A window from Cryptomeria japonica chromosome 1, Sugi_1.0, whole genome shotgun sequence encodes these proteins:
- the LOC131039164 gene encoding UDP-glycosyltransferase 92A1 — protein MAPPSEFRQKSHVVMFPFMAQGHIIPFLHLSNFLAARTGFTITIVSTPLNVQALKPTIQSTCQKDPALDIRLAALPFSSADHGLPPGSESTDSLPFSQVLTLLEAAENLQPHFENLIRRICTEDGRAPLCIISDMFLGWTQDVADMFGIPRIFFLTCGIYGTLLYYSLWNHLPHNKTDSEEFILPDLPHVSLHRSQLPPIIKMATGTDPWSLFQARQISPNMRSWGFICNSYEELEHSYFEHLRKSTGRPVWAVGPLLPPEFLSSTQSHGVRDQLMQSKEANEPSDAISCVRWLDSQNVASVLYVCFGSQSTISASNMKELALGLESSRQPFLWVVRPPLGIPSTVEFSSEFLPDGFEERVKAKNQGLVIKKWAPQLEILAHPSTGGFLSHCGWNSTLESVSQGVPIIGWPMAAEQFFNSKLLEEEVGVCVEICRGSEGELTKEKVERTVKMLMSEEKGGEMREKAAAMRDAARKAVMDSADGTEKGLSICQVDDMIQKILTTSKTW, from the coding sequence ATGGCCCCTCCCTCTGAATTCAGGCAGAAAAGTCATGTGGTGATGTTTCCATTCATGGCGCAAGGGCACATCATTCCCTTCCTCCACCTCTCCAACTTCCTTGCTGCTCGAACTGGATTCACCATCACCATCGTTAGCACTCCTCTCAACGTTCAGGCCTTAAAACCCACCATTCAATCTACCTGCCAAAAAGACCCCGCTCTTGACATACGCTTAGCGGCGCTCCCTTTCTCCAGTGCCGATCATGGCTTACCGCCCGGTTCAGAGAGCACTGACTCGCTGCCTTTTTCACAGGTCCTTACACTCTTGGAAGCCGCAGAGAATTTGCAGCCCCACTTCGAGAATCTGATCCGCAGGATCTGCACAGAAGATGGCCGCGCTCCGCTGTGCATTATCAGCGACATGTTCCTCGGCTGGACCCAAGACGTCGCCGACATGTTTGGAATACCCAGAATCTTCTTTCTCACCTGTGGCATTTATGGCACCTTGCTTTATTACTCTTTGTGGAATCATTTACCTCATAACAAGACCGACTCAGAAGAGTTTATTCTCCCAGATTTGCCTCACGTTTCTTTGCATCGATCTCAGCTTCCCCCTATCATAAAAATGGCGACTGGAACGGATCCCTGGAGCTTGTTTCAGGCTCGCCAAATATCTCCCAATATGCGCAGCTGGGGATTTATATGCAATTCTTACGAAGAGCTTGAGCACAGCTATTTCGAACACCTCAGAAAGTCCACCGGCAGACCTGTCTGGGCGGTTGGCCCTCTCCTTCCTCCAGAATTTCTTTCTTCCACTCAATCTCACGGTGTCCGTGATCAGTTAATGCAAAGTAAGGAAGCAAATGAACCCAGCGATGCCATTTCCTGCGTGCGCTGGCTCGATTCTCAGAATGTTGCCAGTGTGCTGTACGTCTGCTTCGGCTCCCAGAGCACGATTTCTGCGTCGAATATGAAAGAGCTAGCACTGGGTTTGGAATCAAGCAGGCAGCCCTTCTTATGGGTTGTGAGGCCGCCGCTTGGCATACCGTCGACTGTGGAGTTTTCGTCAGAATTTCTTCCGGATGGGTTTGAAGAGCGAGTGAAGGCAAAAAATCAGGGGTTAGTTATTAAGAAATGGGCGCCCCAGCTTGAGATTCTGGCCCATCCTTCGACCGGAGGATTTTTGAGCCACTGTGGATGGAATTCGACGCTGGAAAGTGTGAGCCAGGGCGTTCCCATTATTGGATGGCCAATGGCAGCAGAGCAGTTTTTCAACTCGAagcttctagaggaagaggtggGCGTTTGTGTGGAGATTTGTAGAGGAAGTGAGGGAGAATTGACGAAGGAGAAGGTGGAGAGGACGGTGAAGATGTTGATGTCGGAAGAGAAAGGAGGTGAGATGAGAGAAAAAGCTGCGGCGATGAGAGATGCTGCCAGAAAAGCAGTAATGGACAGTGCAGATGGAACCGAGAAAGGCTTGTCGATTTGTCAGGTTGACGACATGATACAAAAAATTCTTACCACTTCCAAAACTTGGTAA